The Lysobacter gummosus genome includes a region encoding these proteins:
- the thiC gene encoding phosphomethylpyrimidine synthase ThiC, translating into MNAVPSELIQQADKLSADVTRPIPGSRKIYVQGSPDAAHGHEVRVPMREIELARTPTIFGGEDNAPLAVYDTSGVYTDAGATIDLASGLAPVRAAWIAARGDTQELTGLSSEFGRKREHDPKLAHVRFGNRPLPRRAIGGANVTQMHYARRGIVTPEMEYIAIRENQRLDSIREAHLLNQHPGHTFGADIQKIITPEFVRDEVARGRAIIPNNINHPESEPMIIGRNFLTKVNANIGNSAVSSGIAEEVEKLVWSIRWGADTVMDLSTGKHIHETREWIIRNSPVPIGTVPIYQALEKVDGRAEELTWEIFRDTLIEQAEQGVDYFTIHAGVLLRYVPLTAKRVTGIVSRGGSILAKWCLAHHKENFLYTHFEDICEIMKAYDVAFSLGDGLRPGSIADANDAAQFGELETLGELTKIAWKHDVQTMIEGPGHVPMQLIKENMDKQLEVCGEAPFYTLGPLTTDIAPGYDHITSAIGAAMIGWFGTAMLCYVTPKEHLGLPNKQDVREGLMAYKIAAHAADLAKGHPGAQARDNAMSKARFEFRWEDQFNLGLDPERAREYHDETLPKDAHKVAHFCSMCGPHFCSMKITQDVREYAKEHGVEEAAALDEGMAEKAAEFRAQGAQVYRRA; encoded by the coding sequence ATGAACGCGGTGCCCTCCGAACTGATCCAGCAAGCCGACAAGCTGTCGGCAGACGTCACTCGCCCGATCCCCGGTTCGCGGAAGATCTATGTGCAAGGTTCGCCCGATGCCGCTCATGGGCATGAGGTGCGGGTGCCTATGCGCGAGATCGAACTGGCGCGCACGCCGACCATCTTCGGCGGCGAAGACAACGCGCCGCTCGCGGTCTACGACACCTCCGGCGTCTACACCGATGCCGGCGCGACCATCGACCTGGCCTCGGGCCTGGCGCCGGTGCGCGCGGCCTGGATCGCCGCGCGCGGCGATACCCAGGAGCTGACCGGCCTGTCGTCGGAATTCGGCCGCAAGCGCGAGCACGATCCGAAGCTGGCGCACGTGCGCTTCGGCAATCGTCCGCTGCCGCGCCGCGCGATCGGCGGCGCCAACGTCACCCAGATGCATTACGCGCGCCGCGGCATCGTTACGCCGGAAATGGAATACATCGCCATCCGCGAGAACCAGCGCCTGGATTCGATCCGCGAAGCGCACCTGCTCAATCAGCATCCGGGTCACACCTTCGGCGCCGATATCCAGAAGATCATCACGCCCGAATTCGTCCGCGACGAAGTCGCGCGCGGCCGCGCCATCATTCCGAACAACATCAATCACCCCGAAAGCGAGCCGATGATCATCGGCCGCAACTTCCTGACCAAGGTCAACGCCAACATCGGCAATTCCGCGGTGTCGTCCGGGATCGCGGAGGAAGTCGAGAAGCTGGTGTGGTCGATCCGCTGGGGCGCGGACACGGTCATGGACCTGTCCACCGGCAAGCACATCCACGAAACCCGTGAGTGGATCATCCGCAACTCGCCGGTGCCGATCGGCACGGTGCCGATCTATCAGGCGCTGGAAAAGGTCGATGGCCGCGCCGAAGAGCTCACCTGGGAAATCTTCCGCGACACCCTGATCGAACAGGCCGAGCAGGGCGTGGACTACTTCACCATCCACGCTGGCGTGCTGCTGCGCTACGTGCCGCTGACCGCCAAGCGCGTGACCGGCATCGTCTCGCGCGGCGGCTCGATCCTGGCCAAGTGGTGCCTGGCGCATCACAAGGAGAATTTCCTCTACACGCATTTCGAGGACATCTGCGAAATCATGAAGGCCTACGACGTGGCCTTCTCGCTCGGCGACGGTCTGCGTCCGGGCTCGATCGCCGACGCCAACGACGCGGCCCAGTTCGGCGAGCTGGAAACGCTCGGCGAGCTGACCAAGATCGCCTGGAAGCACGACGTGCAGACCATGATCGAAGGCCCCGGCCACGTGCCGATGCAGTTGATCAAGGAGAACATGGACAAGCAGCTCGAGGTCTGCGGCGAAGCGCCGTTCTACACCTTGGGGCCGCTGACCACCGACATCGCGCCGGGTTACGACCACATCACCAGCGCGATCGGCGCGGCGATGATCGGCTGGTTCGGCACCGCGATGCTGTGCTACGTCACGCCGAAGGAACACCTGGGCCTGCCGAACAAGCAGGACGTGCGCGAAGGCCTGATGGCGTACAAGATCGCCGCGCACGCGGCCGATCTGGCCAAGGGCCATCCGGGCGCGCAGGCGCGCGACAACGCGATGAGCAAGGCGCGCTTCGAGTTCCGCTGGGAGGATCAGTTCAACCTGGGCCTGGATCCGGAGCGTGCGCGCGAGTACCACGACGAAACCTTGCCGAAGGACGCGCACAAGGTCGCGCATTTCTGTTCGATGTGCGGGCCGCACTTCTGCTCGATGAAGATCACCCAGGACGTGCGCGAGTACGCGAAGGAACACGGCGTGGAAGAAGCCGCGGCGCTGGACGAGGGTATGGCCGAGAAGGCCGCCGAGTTCCGCGCGCAGGGTGCGCAGGTGTATCGCCGGGCTTGA
- a CDS encoding ion channel, protein MSDLSYASLKWRALARRHPSAFLLAAQLLSMLAYPLFEPGGHGRVVFGAFGVLVLALAVWVVNRSPAIKWIAWLLAVPAFALSVLSVLIVSPGLLVLSSALEAAVYFYAAGALIAYMMSDHKVTADELFAAGATFTLLAWGFAYAFLVCQAWYPGSFVGAERPGEPRTWIELLFLSFTNLSAVGLGDILPMSPAARVLTMFEQFAGVGYIAAVVSRLIGLTMLRHERH, encoded by the coding sequence ATGAGCGATCTGAGCTACGCCAGCCTGAAATGGCGCGCCCTCGCGCGCCGGCATCCGTCCGCCTTCCTGCTCGCGGCGCAGTTGCTGAGCATGCTGGCGTATCCGCTGTTCGAACCCGGCGGCCACGGACGCGTGGTGTTCGGCGCGTTCGGCGTGCTGGTGCTGGCGCTGGCGGTGTGGGTGGTCAATCGCAGCCCGGCGATCAAATGGATCGCGTGGCTATTGGCGGTGCCGGCGTTCGCGTTGTCGGTGCTGTCGGTGCTGATCGTCAGCCCCGGCCTGCTGGTGCTGTCCTCGGCGCTGGAAGCGGCGGTGTATTTCTACGCGGCCGGCGCGTTGATCGCCTACATGATGAGCGACCACAAGGTCACCGCCGACGAACTGTTCGCGGCCGGCGCGACCTTCACCTTGCTGGCGTGGGGCTTCGCGTACGCCTTCCTGGTCTGCCAGGCCTGGTATCCAGGCAGTTTCGTCGGCGCCGAACGGCCCGGCGAGCCGCGGACCTGGATCGAACTGCTGTTCCTGAGCTTCACCAATCTGTCCGCGGTCGGCCTGGGCGACATCCTGCCGATGAGCCCGGCGGCACGCGTGCTGACCATGTTCGAGCAGTTCGCCGGCGTGGGCTATATCGCCGCCGTGGTGTCGCGCCTGATCGGGCTGACGATGCTCCGGCATGAACGGCACTGA